ACTGAGTAAGCACTGGACTCACACTGGCCTTTCGGGAGTGCCCTCTGCAAGGTAATCCTGACGACCCCTGGCCTCAGCATCCACGTCAGCACCTTCCTAACCACAGCGCTGAGTGTTGCCAGATACTGGGTGCTGGCCATGGTTGTGTCTGTCTTCTGGGCATGTGTGGTCACCCTGGCAGTGTAGGTGGCGGCGGCCCTGGTGACTGTGCCCACAGCAACCTTTGGGGCTGAGGGTGGGTTGAGAGGTGTGCGCCTCTGCCTTCTGCGTTTCCCCAGCAGACACTGGTTGGGGGCATACCAGCTACAGAGGGTGATTCTGGCCTTCATCGTGTCCTTGGGCACCATCACCACCTGCGGTTGCTGGCTTTTCCACAGAGTCCGCAGTGGTGCAGGCCTCCGCAGTGGCAGGACAGCCGAGTGGTAGCCCGCTCTGTTCCTGTCCTGATGGCTTCCTTCGTCCTCTGCTGGTTTCCCAACCATGTAGTCACCCTCTGGGGCATTCTGGTAATGTTTTACCTGGTGCCCTGGGACAGCACTTTCTACATCATCCATACTTGCGTTTTTCCTGTCATCACCCGCTTGGCACATAGCAACAGCTGCCTCAACCCTATGCTCTATGTCTCCTCTGGTGCCAGCCTCAGCAAGTTCTGGTCAGTGCCTTCAGGGACCCTTGGTCAAGAGTGTGGCCCCCAAAGCAAGGCCTGTGTGGAAGTGGGAGATGGGTAGCTGGCACCCAGAGAGTGGACTCTCGACAAGCACAAACACAAAGGGACACCTGGATGCCACCTGGACGTTCCCGTTCCCTTTTCTGAGATCTACCGGGGGCAGAACCCACAGATTCTGGGGAGAAGCTGCGCTCTCTGCCAGTCTGTAGGGTCCCCTGGGAAAGTCTGACCTTTGATCACCAACTGTGGGTGTGGCAGGACCCAGAAACTGGAACCCAGGCCAAAAGTGGATGTGGCAATACTTGTCCCTAGAGGTGGTAAAGAGAAACCGGGACTAAACCTCTGCACCATCCAGACTGTCTGAACTTTCGTGCCGGTACAGCACAGGATACCTTCCCTGATGGGGTCTAGACCAAATCAGACATGAGTTCTCCTTGTCTCACTCTCTTCAAAACAGGGCATCCCTTAAACCCAAACCAAAAATGCCTTCTCTGGCCACGCAGTTTCTTATCATCTCAGGGGTAGCCAAAGAAACGACACATAAGCCTCCACTTTTGCAGCAGGAAGAGGCCAGAGCAGGGTTTGCAAGGAGGCAATTACAAGGGAAAGACATGGTGGGGTGGGGCGAAGGGAGGGGTACAGAAGAGGTCTGGAGgaccaggaaccagaggctgaGTTTCAGTAGCATGCCAGAGCCTGTGGTCTAACCCGTCCCCCTCGGGCAAATTACCCCTATACATCAGCttcttgtttgttcgtttgtttttttttttagatttattatgtatacaatgttctgcttgCACGTGTCCCTGCAaaccagaagttggcaccagattttattacagatggttgtgagccaccatgtggttgctgggaattgaactcaggacctctggaagagcagtcagtgctcttaaccactgagccatctctccagccctcgtttgcttttttcaagacaggatttctctgggtaagccctggttgacctggaactcatattgtagaccaggctggcctcgaactcacggagttctgcctgcctctgcctcccaagtgctgggattaaagatgtgcccacCGCCCACCTCAGGTTTCTTTTTAAGTTGGAGTGGGGTCTCATGCGATTCAGGCTAGTGAGGGTAGCTTGAACTCTTTAATCTTGATCCCAAGTGCTGACACATGTAACTTTCTTAGTTCGgctttttgcttccttttttttttaaaaatatttatttacttattatgtatacaatattctgtctgtgtgtatgtctgcaggccagaagagggcaccagacctcattccagatggttgtgagccaccatgtggttgccggggattgaactcaggacctttggaagagcaggcaatgctcttaacctctgagccatctctccagcccccagcttcctttttctcccttcgtttgtgtgcatgcacatttgtgtgtgtgctcacacttgCATATGTGAATGCCAGAAGAGACGTAAGGTTTCTTCTTCAGTTTATCTCTCTTTCTCAGAGACGGGGTCATACTACATctccctgactttcctggaactcgtAATGTAGTCCATAGAtgcacctgcctatgcctcccaggTGCCAGGTTATAGGCATGTGTCGCCACCCTTGTTCTTCCTTTTACAAGTTACGCTTGTTTGGGCAAAGAAACGTGCTACTtccatgtggagaccagaggacagcttacagtcaattctctccttctgccatctgAGATTCAGGGACTGAATCTAGACTATCAAGCTTTGTAGCAAGGACCTCTACCTGCtcaagtatttttcttattttttttgcatgtgtattagtgtttgcctgcatgaatattagtttgttgggttttgtttcccttttttaaaTATGTACTTGTGTATTTGgtgctttgcctgaatgtatgcctatgtgagggtgtcagatatcctggaactggagttacagacaggtatgagctgccatatgggtgctgggaattgaacctgggtcctgtggaagagcagccagtgctcttaaccactaagctctCTCCAGACCCTGTTGAACACCTGCCCCAAAACCaagcttttgttttgagacaaggtttctgtgtggtcatggcagtcctggaactcactctgtagaccaggctgactttgaattcagagatccattgtcttctgagtgttgatattaaaggcgtgtgtcattcTACCTGGCTGtcaaatttttttaattgaaaataattatgtaaaaaaattatgtaaatgTGCGAGTGCCCAGATAGCAGCTCCTCTGGGGCTTATTTCGGGGAGCTGTAAACTACCCAGCCCAGGGTGCTGGGAGCCAGATTCAGGTCCTATGTTAAATCAGCAAGCACTCTTGACTGCCAAACTAGCTCCCCAGCCCCATCTTCCCTTGAGAAAGCGTCTCGGAGCTGACCTATTGGCTTGACTGGCTGAGCATTGAGAATCAGGTGCTGCTGCAGCTGGCTGAGCAGTGAGAatcagctgctgctgcagctggctTTTCTCTAGGTGCCAAGGGCCATCCATACTCAGGGCCTCACAGCTGCATGACAAGCACGGTAActcagccgtgtgtgtgtgtgtgtgtgtgtgtgtgtgtgtgtgtgtgtgtgttcagattggcctccaactcaataaaggctggcctggaactcctgattttcttgttctccctccGAAGTATTGgggtgctgccatgcccagctttctatCAGTTTTCTAAAGGCTGGGACTGTATCTCAGTTGATGGAGAATTCAAGATATTCCTAAACTACATAGAGTCCAGAACCAGCTTGGAATGAAAGGCTGTTGAGGACTCGACAGTGCCGGAGGACGCAGTGTTTCCATGGAAAATGGAAAGGAGGAAATAGGGCAGCTGACAGATAGGTACAGGATGCCATGGAGGTCTTGTCTATTTTGTGTCCTGGTATATGGAGTATAATGAAAGTCTCGCATAAAAGAGATATGGTCATGCATACCCATACATGCACACCATAgaacacatacataataaaatagttttttaagGGCCAGCAAGATAACAAGCAAAGCAGGGGAAACACTTGGcacacaagcctggcaacctgggCTGGACTGTCAAATCCACATAGAGGTGAACTGAGAGACCTAAGTATGCAAAGTTGTTCTCTAACCTCCATACATGTGCTCTGACATGTATGTCACCGCACACACTAACACTTCCTAAAATTACAAACGGTAAcaaatagctgggcatggtggcacacgacttCAATCCCaccgctctggaggcagaggtgggtggatctctatgagttcaaggccaggtctacagatgagttccaggacaggctccaaaaggtacagagaaattctgtcttggaaaacaaaaacaaacaataacaaaaaacaaaacaaagaaacaacaataaaaaccaatcCAGGCAGCAGCTGTGAGGTGCTCGGAGCAAAGGTGCGGAGCACCTGACTGGAGTTCAGGCTCTGGCCTTTACCCGGTGTAAAGACACTGGATACCGTGGtgcaggagaggaagagagggggatcCCCAGACTCACTGGGCACTCTAGCCAAATCAGCAAGCTCTAGCTTCAGGGACACACTTGGTCTCAAAAACCCAGGTGAAGAGCAACCAAGGATGAAACCAACACCAAACTCTGCGTAGAGAGATGCTAACTAAAGGGTTAGTCCTTCAAAAACCCCCTTTGCGAGTGTCTTCTGAGCAGAGGGCCCCCTTGGTTTCCATCTTTATTCAAACGATAATGACCTAAGTTGTGCACCAGGAGGAATCTTACTGGGGTCTGCTTCTGGAATGAAGGGGAGATACAGATGGATAGAGACCCCTACTCCAGGCCCTCCCTCAGGACCAGTCTCTGGGATGACCAGTCACTCAAAATCCCAGAAAGGCAGCACCCTGTGGGGGGAGTCAGCACCCTGTGGGGGGAAGGCAGCACCATGTGGGGGGAAGGCAGCACCCTGTGGGGGGGAGGCAGCACCCTGTGGGGGGAAGGCAGCACCCTGTGGGGGGAAGGCAGCACCCTGTGGGGGGAGTCAGCACCCTGTGGGGGGAAGGCAGCACCCTGTGGGGGGAAGGCAGCACCCTGTGGGGGGAAGGCAGCACCCTGTGGGGGGAAGGCAGCACCCTGTGGGGGAGGCAGCACCCTGTGGGGGGAGTCAGCACCCTGTGGGGGAAGGCAGCACCCTGTGGGGGGAAGGCAGCACCCTGTGGGGGGAAGGCAGCACCCTGTGGGGGGAGTCAGCACCCTGTGGGGGAAGGCAGCACCCTGTGGGGGAGGCAGCACCCTGTGGGGGACGCCACAATACTTCCAGGTGCCACTGCCCATTCCACCCAGTCGCCCAAAGGTTTGAGGAGTTGCCCAACTCACAACATATTAAAGGATGGGAACGAGATTTAATTAGCCTCTTGATGTTTAATTTCCTCTTTTTGATAATGTTTAAACTGGCTCCAAAACGCCAGGCCTATTACTAGCCATCAGGAAGGTGAGAAATCTTCCCTCCCCTGAGCTTTCTTCCGGCTGCCCCAGCAGCGCCTCTAAAGGCCTGGCTGGGACCGGATACTGCCCTCTCTGGGGGCATCTGCTTTACAGAACCCTGGGGGTAAATATCGACAAGACCAACTCGAGTAGCTGCGTGTGGCCCTACTTCTGATGGAGCAGGGAGGGTGAGGGGTTGAGGGGTGAGGGGGTGCGGTGGGGAGGGGTGAAGAGGTGGGGGTGGCGATGGAGAGTTGGGCACCCAGGCTTAGAGCCCCCTCCAAGGGAGCAGTATGGTTTAGGTAAGGAGCTGAACCCTGGCCCCCAGAGCATGCTGCCACCGAGGTTTGAAATGGCAGCAGTGGGGAGAACAATGAAGACTTCAGGTTCAGAAAGCTCGGCGAGGATGGGAAGATGACAGGATGGGGCTGGCTCTGTGCTGATAATGGGGTGGAATCATGGTAATAAGGCAGCAGAAGCACCCCAGCTTCTAGAACTCATACTCTGGGACTCAGTCTCCAGGTCCTAGGTTTTCTCCCCTCTGGAGAATGCTGGGGAGTTGCACTCCTCTCTCCTGACTTGACCACTGTCTCCTCTACTTGACCTCTGCATGCTTAGCGCTACCCGGAGCGCAGCTACTGAGCCTTCGGAACCGCTCGAaactgtgtgctgctgtgtgtaaGGCAGAGGGCCTGGCAACCGATCTGCACCCATCCTGCAAAGGAAAACAGCAGAGCCTGGGGCAGGGCATACTGGCTCACGCCTGCAATTCCAACACTTGGAGGCTGCGGCAAGAGGATCGacgtgagtccaaggccagcctgggcttcactgcaagacctcgtctcaaaaataataataaagtaaataaataaacatataaaacaacTTCTACGGCCCAAGAATCCCATGATTGGCTAGAAAGTGTCTCGTAAGGGCCGGAGGCTTATGGAGGGGAGTATTGGCAGCGTCTCAAACCTGCTGCCCATGCAATGCCAATCCTCCTTTTTAGTTGGGGTCCTGAGACCCTTCTTCTCACCCTGCATCACAGGCTGTGGGGGTGTGCATGCACTGACCCTGCCCTATGGCCTAGAGACAGGAAGTGGGATGAACCAAAACCAAGAACTAAAACCACTTCCTGCCTTTCCACTGGGCAGCATGAGCAGGGCTGCTCCTCTGAGAACTCAGCCCTGAGTCTGACTCTGCGGGAATGAAGCGTGGGGGAAGGAACTAGAGGTGGCATCCAAGCACAGCATACAAATAAGATGCAAACCAGTTTTCTAATATTGGAGCCACCGACAGCCCCTGGAGCCTGGGTGCGGCTTCATTTTCATCATTGTGACTCTGAGATTTTAACGAGGGTTTGgacagcttcattttttttagtgGCCTCTTCAGTGAGGTAGTGGCAGCCCCTTTATAGAAACCATGGTCACTGCCTGGCTGCAGGCACCGCAATCTTAGAATGGGCCATAGAGACAGCACCTGGTGCCTTTcaggtctttaatttttttccctgcttgggtttttctttctttctttgttgttactgtctctgtctttttgtttttaacaattaAACTGGCCGACAAATGGCTATTGCTGGTGGCTATTAGGGGTGCATTGAACCTCCCCCCTTTCTTGCTTACGTTTCAACCACAGTTGCCGTGGTGGGAGATGAGGTGAGGGTTCGAGGTTCCCTAACCCACCTTAGAGCTTCTTTCGAATGGCTGAGGAAGAATTCCGAACAGGAGAGCCCTGACTGTAGGTGAAAGAAGCCACTGTCTCCCCAATTCCTCAAGTTCAAAGACATGGGGCTAGAAGTACCTacaatcttcttttaaaaatataaaacacgtGCAGTTGGCTTTggtacaaaaaaagaaaacaaaaacaaaacattctggTCCCTGTGGATTTTTCCTCCCCCACCCTAATACATCATGGCCACCCTAGCCTCGACTCCATCAACCCCAAGGAGCCGGATTTCcatggaggatgaggaggaagaccAGCAGGAGGAGCCTAAGGAGAGTGGGGAAAGGGACACAGGCCTACCCACAGCCCTCCTTAAAGGGGCAGTAGATTCTGTGGCCACGGATGGGAGTAGCTGGAGTGGGTGTTAGCCTGGAGCCAGCAGTTTGTGGCTAAGCTACACGTGTCCCAGCGGTGTGAAAGGAAAGGCCCTCTGGTCCCTATGGCTTGGTTCCCATGTCCCTGGTCCTTTAAGTCTCACTCTCCCCCACATAaccaataaacaataaataaataatttttcctaaGTAGAGGGAAGAAGGCATGAAAAACTGGCATCTGTGGTGTAGCTCTTGGGTGCCACCTGGGGGCTGTGACCTCTAAATCCCCAGTCCCACATGGCCATAGGCATCCAAGGATCCCAGGAGCTGGCAAGGACAATCAGCAGTTCTTTCAAATATTCCCTCATTATTGGCAGAACGGGGTCCCCAAGGTTTGACCCCTTTACTAATTAATGTTCTTCAGTGGGGCACCAGGCAGGAGGTGGGGGTCCCCTTAGCTCTCCGAAGCTGTAGGCTCCCCATCTCGGCTTTCTGTCTCCTCCGGGATGTCCTGCATTCGGGTGAAGTCTGGAGAGTGAGACAGGGGAGAGGTGGTCAGGCGTAGCCCAGGCTCACACAAAGGCCCCTATGCAGACATGGGGTGCGGCTTCTGGGCACCCTGGCGGGATGACCAACCCCTCAGGCAGCAAAATCACTGTGAAAAAACGTGAAACCCCGAGAGGGGTTTGACTGTTTTCTCTCCATTAGGAGGTGGCAGTCTTTAAActgttttactttaaaatgaattCCTACTTGTAAAGGTTGGGAGCCACCAACCAATTAGAAAAACTGCCTCTCCAGAGTTCTACTATCCTGGGCGGTGACGGCGCACACTGACGGTCCcagtacatgggaggcagaggcaggtgcatctctgaatgtaggccagtctggtctacagagggagttccagaacagccaaggctatacagagagacccagtctcaacaaacaaacaagaaaaacagcagaaaaagagCTTCAACCCCTCCCCCCTTTGTCACCACACAGAGCAGGAACCTTCCCTGTACTCTTGGAATAACTGAACCTCAGGAGCCACTTGGCAGCACTTTCAGAAGCCGCAGTCCCAGACCCGGACCCCAGAGGGTCTCACCTCGAGGACTGTGGGGTGGAGATAAGCGGCTACTGCCTTCCTCCTCACTGCCTGTGTCGGGGTCACTGCTGTCCTGCAGCCGCTCCTCGGGGCTACCAAGCTCCTGCCTCTCTCGGTCTTCAAAGGGTCGGGGGAGGGAACGGACAGTCACAGGCAAATCCAGGCGGTCATGGCCTCTGCTGggctacagaaaacaaaaggacaagACCAGGAGATAGAGCAGGCACTGGTGGGCGAGGGCAGCGAGCCCTCCAGGATCTCAACACACCTCATCTCTTGAGGTTCACCAATGACCCCCCCATCAGTAGATCGACCGCCAACTGGCTCTCCTCCCAGCGAGACAAGTTGTCTTCAAGGCTCATCTCTACATCTGCTGGGCCCAGTTGGTTCTCCAGCCTCAGGCTTACATACAAGGACTCCAGGTATAACAATGCCCGCAGTGCCCCACACAGACTactaggagaaatctggggagaACAGAGCGGATTTGCTTGTTGAGGTGCTGGAGATTTGCACAGGCCTCTACCACTGAACTtgcctagaatttcttttcagtttaactcgtatgattatttttaaaaatatttctatggttcatttaactttattttatgtgcattggtgtgaaggtgtcagatcccctgcaact
The nucleotide sequence above comes from Microtus pennsylvanicus isolate mMicPen1 chromosome 7, mMicPen1.hap1, whole genome shotgun sequence. Encoded proteins:
- the Rxfp4 gene encoding LOW QUALITY PROTEIN: relaxin-3 receptor 2 (The sequence of the model RefSeq protein was modified relative to this genomic sequence to represent the inferred CDS: inserted 3 bases in 3 codons; deleted 2 bases in 1 codon; substituted 2 bases at 2 genomic stop codons), whose amino-acid sequence is MRTACSGDSVLSIEGAAVPVQVLALRIVVTLGYGLVXIGLLENLAVLCPCYPTLWVPGNYAQHAPGPPSNTFVFSLVLADLGLALTLSFWATEXALDSHWPFGSALCKVILTTPGLSIHVSTFLTTALSVARYWVLAMVVSVFWACVVTLAVXVAAALVTVPTATFGAEGGLRGVRLCLLRFPSRHWLGAYQLQRVILAFIVSLGTITTCXLLAFPQSPQWCRPPQWQDSRVVARSVPVLMASFVLCWFPNHVVTLWGILVMFYLVPWDSTFYIIHTCVFPVITRLAHSNSCLNPMLXCLLWCQPQQVLVSAFRDPWSRVWPPKQGLCGTLPGAQLLSLRNRSKLCAAVCKAEGLATDLHPSCKGKQQSLGQGILAHACNSNTWRLRQEDRPSTPSTPRSRISMEDEEEDQQEEPKESGERDTGLPTALLKGAVDSVATDGSSWSGC